A stretch of Endozoicomonas sp. SCSIO W0465 DNA encodes these proteins:
- a CDS encoding transposase — translation MKNDLIELYSDYLLSSSGKTTATGVSELLDNVYSHDQFTRLLSNNEFTSRDLWLYVKPVVRQVECSDGVLIFDDTIQEKQFSKENALNTWHFDHTKNRTVKGINLLNAHYHAGDASIPVAYKLIEKTILYTDLKTKKVRRYAEQTKNEMMREMLMICCHNQLMFRYVLADSWFCSNDNMMFIRHDCNKHFLMAMKSNRKVSLSLDDKLQGRSQRIDTVDFSEDKPVQGWIAGVDFPVLLYRQVFKNKDGSTGILYLVCSDLDCDAETLKAIYEKRWKVEVFHKTLKSNASMAKSPAHTVRTQSNHIFLSIYSAFRLEVLSLKVNLNHFQLRAKIYMAGLKASLGQLRELLAA, via the coding sequence ATGAAAAATGATCTCATAGAACTTTATTCTGACTACCTGTTGTCGTCGTCTGGGAAGACCACTGCAACGGGAGTGTCAGAGCTTTTGGATAATGTCTACAGTCATGACCAATTCACCCGATTGCTTTCAAACAATGAGTTTACCAGTCGTGACTTATGGCTTTACGTTAAACCCGTCGTGCGACAGGTTGAGTGCAGTGATGGGGTTTTGATCTTTGACGATACGATTCAGGAAAAGCAGTTCAGCAAAGAGAATGCCCTGAACACCTGGCATTTTGATCATACAAAAAATCGCACCGTGAAAGGTATAAATCTGCTCAATGCACACTACCATGCCGGAGATGCGTCGATTCCTGTCGCCTATAAATTGATCGAGAAAACCATCCTGTACACCGACTTGAAGACAAAAAAGGTAAGACGATATGCAGAGCAAACCAAAAATGAAATGATGCGGGAGATGCTGATGATTTGCTGCCATAACCAGCTTATGTTCCGCTATGTCCTTGCAGATAGCTGGTTTTGCTCAAACGACAATATGATGTTTATTCGACACGACTGTAATAAACATTTCCTGATGGCGATGAAGTCAAACCGCAAGGTATCCCTCAGTCTGGACGACAAATTACAAGGCCGTTCACAGCGTATAGATACTGTTGATTTTTCAGAAGATAAGCCTGTACAAGGGTGGATAGCAGGTGTCGATTTCCCTGTTCTGCTATACCGTCAGGTCTTTAAAAACAAAGACGGAAGCACAGGCATTCTCTATCTGGTTTGCAGCGATCTTGACTGTGATGCCGAGACTCTCAAGGCAATCTACGAGAAACGGTGGAAAGTCGAGGTCTTCCATAAAACGCTGAAATCGAATGCGTCAATGGCCAAGTCACCGGCGCATACTGTGAGAACACAGAGTAATCATATCTTTCTTTCAATTTACTCAGCCTTCAGGTTGGAAGTATTGTCATTGAAAGTAAATCTGAATCACTTTCAGCTCAGAGCCAAAATCTATATGG